A window of Streptomyces sp. Je 1-332 genomic DNA:
CAGTCCGCGAGGACCGTCACTACGTCTGCGCCACGCTGGTCGGCCTCGAAGAGAATCTGGAAGGCGCGCTTGCGGGCCGTATTACGAGCAGCCACGGTTAGCTGTTCACCCGGCCGAGGTAGCCGCTGTCACGGGTGTCGACCTTGATCTTCTCGCCGGTGGTGATGAAGAGCGGCACCTGGATCTGGTGGCCGGTCTCCAGCGTCGCGGGCTTGGTGCCGCCGGTGGAGCGGTCGCCCTGGACGCCGGGCTCGGTCTCCTGGATGACCAGCTCGACGGCGGCCGGCAGCTCGACGAAGAGGACTTCGCCCTCGTACTGCGCGACGGTGGCCGTGAAGCCCTCGATCAGGAAGTTGGCGGCGTCACCGACGGACTTGCGGTCGACGTGCAGCTGGTCGTACGTCTCCATGTCCATGAAGACGAAGTAGTCGCCGTCCATGTAGGAGAACTGCATGTCGCGCTTGTCGATCGTCGCCGTGTCGACCTTGACGCCGGCGTTGAACGTCTTGTCGACGACCTTGCCGGACATCACGTTCTTGAGCTTGGTGCGCACAAAGGCAGGGCCCTTGCCGGGCTTGACGTGCTGGAACTCGACGACGGACCAGAGCTGGCCCCCGTCGAGCTTGAGCACCAGGCCGTTCTTGAGGTCGTTCGTGGAAGCCACGGTTGCGGAATCTCCTGGACTGACGGAACGACCGCGGCGCACGCACACAGCTCGGAGAGCTAGAGCGCGAGCAGTTCCTTGGTCGTAATGGTGAGTAGCTCGGGTCCGCCGTCCGCCTCGGGGCGCACGACGAGCGTGTCATCGATCCGGACACCACCCCGTCCCGGGATGTGAACCCCCGGTTCGACGGTGACCGGCACGCAAGCGTCCAGTTTACCCATGGCCGCGGGGGCCAACTGCGGGTCCTCGTCGATTTCGAGCCCCAGCCCATGTCCCATCAGCGGAGCCAGGCCATCCGCATACCCCGCGGAGTCCAGTACATGACGTGCCGCACGGTCGACATCGCGGCAGGCGGCGCCCGGCGCGAGAGCCTCCCTGCCCGCCCGCTGAGCGGCGAAGACGAGGTCGTACAGCTCGATCTGCCAGTCCGCGGGAGACGTCCCGATGACGAACGTACGCCCGATCTCACAGCGGTAACCGCGGTAGCCGGCCCCCAGGCACACGGAGAGGA
This region includes:
- the efp gene encoding elongation factor P, producing MASTNDLKNGLVLKLDGGQLWSVVEFQHVKPGKGPAFVRTKLKNVMSGKVVDKTFNAGVKVDTATIDKRDMQFSYMDGDYFVFMDMETYDQLHVDRKSVGDAANFLIEGFTATVAQYEGEVLFVELPAAVELVIQETEPGVQGDRSTGGTKPATLETGHQIQVPLFITTGEKIKVDTRDSGYLGRVNS